CAGAACTCTTAGCAGTTTTTAAAGCACTAAAAAGAATCGCTAACTGAGTATTAGACATCTTACCAGGCATTAAATGAACAAGCTCTTGCTTATCAGAAGTCCTAGATAAACGAAGAGGCCTACAACCCTTAACAATTTCAGAATCACCAAATTCAATAACTTCAAAAGACTCAGGTTTCAAATCCAAAAAAGAAAGCTTCTCCAAATCCTGAACGACATCATTCTTAAAACGAAGAGAAGAATACTCCCCGTGAGGATCAATTATTAACAAAGGAATATTTCGTCTAATCATTTCCTCTAACAAAACACCTACTGCATAAGACTTACCAGACCCTGACTTAGCAAGAACAGCTAAATGCATAGACAAAACCTTGTTAAGATCCAAAAAAACCTTAATGTTCTTACCTTCTAATTCACCAATAAACGCTCCATTAGAAACATTAATCTTAATAACTTCCTCAATGAAATCATCCTCAGCCTCTAAAACCTCAGAACCAATATCTAAAGGAATCCTAAGCTTCTTAACCTTTTCATCCTCTTTAAAACCAATAATTTGACAAAACCCCGTAGTAGCATTAACTTCCTTTAAAATTTCAACTACTTGAGCCAAGACATAACCATAAGAAGGATGCATAACTTGAACGTACTGAAACTTTTTAGGTTCTTTTTCTGCATGAAAAAAGAAATCATTAGTCGTCGACTTTCCTACTATTCTACCTAAAATCATTAAAAAGAGTTATTAATCATCATTTATAATTATTTCTACAAACAAAAAAAGAAAAAAAAGAAAAAAGAATTATTTTTCGTGAGGCTTTAACCTCTTAATCTGCATAGGCAAAACACCTTCTTCAAATTCCTTCTTAGCAATCTCTAAAGGATTATACTTAAGCTCCTCTAATTGCTTCTTAGAAAGCTTAATCAAAAAAGGAGCACCCATACCTATCTGAAGAGCCCTAGCCCCAATTAATCTAGCTTTCT
This portion of the Candidatus Woesearchaeota archaeon genome encodes:
- a CDS encoding DNA-directed RNA polymerase subunit K; translated protein: MTRISLPEGYVTKYEKARLIGARALQIGMGAPFLIKLSKKQLEELKYNPLEIAKKEFEEGVLPMQIKRLKPHEK